The genomic region GCTCGAACTGGCGATCCATCCGGTGGGATGAGCGCCGAACCTGAGGATGCTTCTCCGCTTCCAGGCACACCCGGTCCATTGCTTGCACCGCCTCGACCGGAAAGTTGCCGGCCGCGGTTTCGGCGGAAAGCATGACGGCATCGGTGCCGTCGAAGACGGCATTGGCCACATCCAGCACTTCGGCACGCGTCGGTAACGGGCTATCAATCATGGACTCCATCATCTGGGTTGCCGTGATGACCACCCGATCCAAGTCTCTGGCCTTGGAGATCAAATCTTTTTGCACCTGGGGCAAGCGGGCGTCACCGATTTCCACCCCCAAATCGCCACGGGCCACCATGATGACATCGGAGGCTTCGATGACCTCCTCCATGACACCGGGCTGAACCGCTTCGGCCCGCTCGATCTTGGCGACGATACCGGCATCACCGCCCGCCTCGCGCAGCAGTTGCCGCGCCAGATGAATATCTGCGGCACTGCGGGGAAAAGAAACCGCCAAATAATCGGCTTCGATTTCCACCGCGGTTTTAATGTCCCGCTTATCCTTATCGGTCAGGGCCTCGGCCGAAAGGCCGCCGCCTTGCTTATTGATACCCTTGTTGTTGGACAATATCCCGCCCACGTCAACCCGGCATTCCACACGATTGCCGGTAATTTTCTCGACGGTCAGGACAATTCGTCCATCGTCCAGCAGCAGCTTATCCCTTGGCTGGACATCGCGGGGCAAATCAGGGTAAACGATGCCTACTTGGGTTTCGTCGCCTTCCTCCAGAGGCAAATCGGCGTCAAGAGAAAACGATGCGCCCTCTTGCAGTTCCACCTGACCTTCCTTGAAGCTTGCAATCCGGATTTTAGGCCCCTGGAGGTCGGCGAGAATGCCCACGTAATGGCCGCGTCCTTCGGATATCTCACGCACCAACTGGGCGCGATTGCGGTGGTCTTCAGCCTTGCCGTGGGAAAAGTTGAGCCGGACGACATCCACGCCGACATCAATC from Methylohalobius crimeensis 10Ki harbors:
- the pyk gene encoding pyruvate kinase; translation: MGDIFVPRRTKIVATLGPASESPEMLEKLIDVGVDVVRLNFSHGKAEDHRNRAQLVREISEGRGHYVGILADLQGPKIRIASFKEGQVELQEGASFSLDADLPLEEGDETQVGIVYPDLPRDVQPRDKLLLDDGRIVLTVEKITGNRVECRVDVGGILSNNKGINKQGGGLSAEALTDKDKRDIKTAVEIEADYLAVSFPRSAADIHLARQLLREAGGDAGIVAKIERAEAVQPGVMEEVIEASDVIMVARGDLGVEIGDARLPQVQKDLISKARDLDRVVITATQMMESMIDSPLPTRAEVLDVANAVFDGTDAVMLSAETAAGNFPVEAVQAMDRVCLEAEKHPQVRRSSHRMDRQFERVDEAIAMATMYVANHLPVRAIAAMTESGSTPQWMSRIRSGIPIYALTRQLKTCRKVTLYRGVYPIYFEFNTTEHVELNKAGLRKLLDCRAVTEEDQVVITKGDLTGVSGGTNALKIVKVKDALTLEVGS